One stretch of Streptomyces sp. NBC_01363 DNA includes these proteins:
- a CDS encoding adenylate/guanylate cyclase domain-containing protein yields MTVDDTTSGAGTQPPSEPSVHATPHHEVDHTAEPTDDPLAIRLEQLILGADRRYTPFQAARTAGVSMDLASRFWRAMGFADIGQAKALTEADVLALRRLAGLVEAGLLSEPMAIQVARSTGQTTARLAEWQIDSFLEGLTEPPEPGMTRTEVTYPLVELLLPELQEFLVYVWRRQLAAATGRVVQAADDEEMVDRRLAVGFADLVGFTRLTRRLEEEELGELVEAFETTSADLVAAHGGRLIKTLGDEVLFAADDAGTAAEIALRLIEAMNQDEIMPALRVGIAFGTVTTRMGDVFGTTVNLASRLTSIAPKDAVLVDGAFAEELTRTGDAPASEAQAAEEAAVAEKERQEGVESAAVPKYRYGLQPMWQRPVRGLGVVEPWLLARRGTS; encoded by the coding sequence GTGACCGTCGACGACACGACCTCCGGTGCGGGCACACAGCCCCCGTCGGAACCCTCGGTCCACGCGACACCGCATCACGAAGTCGACCATACGGCGGAACCGACCGACGACCCCCTCGCGATCCGCCTGGAACAGCTGATCCTGGGCGCCGACCGTCGCTACACGCCGTTCCAGGCGGCCCGTACCGCCGGTGTCTCGATGGATCTGGCCTCCCGGTTCTGGCGGGCCATGGGCTTCGCCGACATCGGGCAGGCCAAGGCGCTCACCGAGGCCGATGTGCTGGCGCTGCGCCGGCTCGCCGGTCTCGTCGAGGCGGGGCTGCTCAGCGAACCGATGGCGATCCAGGTGGCCCGGTCCACCGGGCAGACCACCGCCCGGCTGGCGGAGTGGCAGATCGATTCGTTCCTGGAGGGGCTGACCGAGCCGCCCGAGCCCGGAATGACCCGTACCGAGGTCACGTACCCGCTGGTCGAGCTGCTTCTCCCGGAGCTCCAGGAGTTCCTGGTCTACGTGTGGCGGCGCCAGCTGGCCGCCGCCACCGGGCGGGTCGTGCAGGCCGCCGACGACGAGGAGATGGTCGACCGCCGCCTGGCCGTCGGCTTCGCCGACCTCGTCGGGTTCACCCGGCTGACCCGGCGGCTGGAGGAGGAGGAGCTCGGCGAGCTGGTCGAGGCCTTCGAGACCACCTCGGCCGACCTGGTCGCCGCCCACGGCGGCCGTCTCATCAAGACCCTCGGCGACGAGGTCCTCTTCGCCGCCGACGACGCGGGCACCGCGGCCGAGATCGCGCTGCGCCTGATCGAGGCGATGAACCAGGACGAGATCATGCCGGCGCTGCGCGTGGGCATCGCGTTCGGCACGGTCACCACCCGGATGGGCGATGTCTTCGGTACGACCGTGAACCTCGCCAGCCGGCTGACGTCGATAGCGCCGAAGGACGCCGTGCTGGTGGACGGGGCCTTCGCGGAGGAGCTGACCCGTACCGGCGACGCCCCGGCCTCCGAGGCACAGGCGGCGGAGGAGGCCGCGGTGGCGGAGAAGGAGCGCCAGGAAGGCGTGGAGTCGGCCGCCGTGCCCAAGTACCGCTACGGGCTGCAGCCGATGTGGCAGCGCCCGGTGCGCGGACTCGGCGTGGTGGAGCCCTGGCTGCTGGCGCGCCGCGGCACCTCCTGA
- a CDS encoding biotin--[acetyl-CoA-carboxylase] ligase codes for MTPSDAPQSRWSDLDRPPLNVPALRRGLLRPGGLWTSLDVVETIGSTNSDLARRAAAGLDEGTVLVAEEQTAGRGRLDRTWTAPARSGLFLSVYLTPGDVPVERWGWLPLLTGVAAATGLAKAAGVDTALKWPNDLLVTVEGVERKAGGILAELAGDGVVVGMGLNVSLRADELPTPTAGSLALAGAVSTDRETLLRGVLRSLEHWYGQWRAADGDAAASGLQEAYAAGCATLGRTVRAQLPGDRTLIGEAVAIDGDGRLILSTDDGLQEPVSAGDIVHLRGAGGGLV; via the coding sequence ATGACACCTTCGGATGCGCCACAGAGCCGTTGGTCGGACCTGGACCGGCCGCCCCTGAACGTCCCCGCGCTGCGCCGCGGGCTGCTGCGGCCGGGCGGGCTGTGGACCTCGCTCGACGTCGTGGAGACCATCGGCTCCACCAATTCCGATCTTGCCCGGCGCGCGGCGGCCGGGCTCGACGAAGGCACCGTGCTGGTCGCCGAGGAGCAGACCGCGGGCCGCGGTCGCCTCGATCGCACCTGGACGGCTCCGGCCCGTTCGGGCCTGTTCCTCTCCGTCTACCTGACACCGGGCGACGTCCCCGTCGAGCGGTGGGGCTGGCTGCCGCTGCTCACCGGTGTCGCCGCGGCGACCGGCCTGGCGAAAGCCGCGGGCGTCGACACGGCCCTGAAGTGGCCCAACGACCTCCTGGTCACGGTGGAGGGCGTGGAGCGCAAGGCCGGCGGCATCCTGGCCGAGCTCGCCGGGGACGGCGTCGTCGTCGGCATGGGCCTCAACGTCTCCCTGCGCGCCGATGAGCTGCCCACCCCCACGGCCGGCTCGCTGGCCCTGGCCGGGGCCGTCTCCACCGACCGCGAGACGCTGCTGCGGGGCGTGCTGCGCTCGCTGGAGCACTGGTACGGCCAGTGGCGCGCGGCGGACGGCGACGCGGCGGCGAGCGGCCTCCAGGAGGCGTACGCGGCGGGCTGCGCGACGCTCGGCCGGACGGTACGGGCCCAGCTGCCGGGCGACCGCACGCTCATCGGCGAGGCCGTGGCGATCGACGGCGACGGCCGCCTGATCCTGTCCACCGACGACGGCCTCCAGGAACCGGTATCGGCCGGCGACATCGTCCACCTGCGGGGTGCGGGCGGCGGTTTGGTCTGA
- a CDS encoding acyl-CoA carboxylase subunit beta gives MSEPEETDIHTTAGKIADLQRRIAEATHAGSARAVEKQHARGKLTARERVDLLLDEGSFVELDEFARHRSTNFGIEKNRPYGDGVVTGYGTVDGRPVCVYSQDFTIFGGSLGEVYGEKIVKVMDFALKTGCPVIGINDGGGARIQEGVAALGLFAEIFRRNVHASGVVPQISLIVGPCAGGAVYSPAITDFTVMVDQTSHMFITGPDVIKTVTGEDVGFEELGGARTHNTTSGVAHHMAGDEKDAIEYVKSLLSYLPSNNLSEAPAFPEVAELATTDEDRELDTLIPDSANQPYDMHTAIEHVLDDGEFLETQALFAPNIITGFGRVEGYPVGIVANQPMQFAGCLDINASEKAARFVRTCDAFNVPVLTFVDVPGFLPGVDQEYGGIIRRGAKLIYAYAEATVPLITVITRKAFGGAYDVMGSKHLGADINLAWPTAQIAVMGAQGAVNILHRRTIAAAEDQDATRAELIADYEDTLLNPYVAAERGYVDAVIMPSDTRAHIVKGLRQLRTKRESLPPKKHGNIPL, from the coding sequence ATGTCCGAGCCGGAAGAGACCGACATCCACACCACCGCGGGCAAGATCGCGGACCTGCAGCGCCGAATCGCCGAGGCGACGCACGCGGGCTCCGCGCGCGCGGTCGAGAAGCAGCACGCCAGGGGCAAGTTGACCGCGCGCGAACGGGTCGATCTGCTGCTCGACGAGGGTTCCTTCGTGGAGCTCGACGAATTCGCCCGGCACCGCTCCACCAACTTCGGCATCGAGAAGAACCGCCCGTACGGGGACGGCGTCGTCACCGGCTACGGCACGGTCGACGGCCGCCCCGTCTGCGTCTATTCGCAGGACTTCACCATCTTCGGCGGCTCGCTCGGCGAGGTCTACGGTGAGAAAATCGTCAAGGTGATGGACTTCGCGCTGAAGACCGGCTGCCCGGTCATCGGCATCAACGACGGCGGTGGCGCCCGGATCCAGGAAGGCGTGGCCGCACTCGGTCTGTTCGCGGAGATCTTCCGCCGCAATGTGCACGCCTCGGGTGTCGTGCCGCAGATCTCGCTGATCGTCGGACCGTGCGCGGGCGGCGCGGTCTACTCCCCCGCGATCACCGACTTCACGGTCATGGTCGACCAGACCTCGCACATGTTCATCACCGGCCCCGACGTCATCAAGACGGTCACCGGCGAGGACGTCGGCTTCGAGGAGCTCGGCGGCGCCCGCACCCACAACACCACCTCCGGTGTGGCGCACCACATGGCGGGCGACGAGAAGGACGCCATCGAGTACGTCAAGTCGCTGCTGTCGTACCTCCCTTCGAACAACCTGTCCGAGGCGCCCGCCTTCCCCGAGGTGGCGGAGCTCGCCACCACGGACGAGGACCGCGAGCTCGACACCCTCATCCCGGACTCGGCGAACCAGCCGTACGACATGCACACCGCCATCGAACACGTGCTGGACGACGGCGAGTTCCTGGAGACCCAGGCCCTGTTCGCGCCGAACATCATCACCGGCTTCGGGCGCGTCGAGGGCTACCCGGTCGGCATCGTCGCCAACCAGCCGATGCAGTTCGCGGGCTGCCTGGACATCAACGCGAGCGAGAAGGCCGCGCGCTTCGTCCGCACCTGCGACGCCTTCAACGTGCCCGTGCTGACCTTCGTCGACGTCCCCGGCTTCCTGCCCGGCGTCGACCAGGAGTACGGCGGCATCATCCGCCGCGGCGCCAAGCTGATCTACGCCTACGCCGAGGCGACCGTCCCGCTGATCACCGTGATCACCCGCAAGGCGTTCGGCGGCGCGTACGACGTCATGGGCTCCAAGCACCTGGGCGCCGACATCAACCTCGCCTGGCCGACCGCGCAGATCGCGGTGATGGGCGCGCAGGGTGCGGTGAACATCCTGCACCGCCGGACGATCGCCGCCGCCGAGGATCAGGACGCCACCCGCGCCGAGCTGATCGCCGACTACGAGGACACGCTGCTCAACCCCTACGTGGCGGCCGAACGCGGTTACGTCGACGCGGTGATCATGCCGTCCGACACCCGCGCCCACATCGTGAAGGGGCTGCGCCAGCTGCGTACCAAGCGGGAGTCGCTGCCCCCGAAGAAGCACGGCAACATCCCCCTCTAG
- a CDS encoding acyl-CoA carboxylase epsilon subunit, giving the protein MIKVVRGNPTPEELAAALAVVRARAAATTTSDESSGTPAGVPALPGEWSDPGRIARRTRHLPGPRAWARTYWPG; this is encoded by the coding sequence ATGATCAAGGTCGTACGGGGCAACCCGACCCCTGAGGAGCTGGCCGCCGCGCTGGCGGTGGTGCGGGCGCGCGCCGCGGCGACGACGACGTCCGACGAGTCGTCCGGTACGCCGGCCGGCGTACCGGCGCTGCCCGGCGAGTGGTCCGACCCGGGACGCATCGCCCGGCGCACGCGCCATCTGCCGGGGCCGCGGGCCTGGGCCCGGACGTACTGGCCCGGGTAG
- the mmpB gene encoding morphogenic membrane protein MmpB encodes MLWSDPENKPPKELRDVQDMMRRAGLVLALAMVVAMFVAGLH; translated from the coding sequence ATGCTGTGGTCCGACCCCGAGAACAAGCCGCCGAAGGAACTGCGTGACGTCCAGGACATGATGCGCCGCGCGGGGCTGGTGCTCGCTCTCGCGATGGTGGTCGCGATGTTCGTGGCCGGCCTGCACTGA
- a CDS encoding nucleoside triphosphate pyrophosphatase translates to MARMTDQRRLVLASASPARLGLLRQAGFAPEVIVSGVDEDALSAPTPAELALVLAEAKAAAVAGRAEAAGALVIGCDSVLELDGEALGKPADGEEAIARWKSMRGRAGVLQTGHSVIDTATGRTASATASTTVRFGEPTDAEIAAYVATGEPLHVAGAFTLDGRSAPFVDSIEGDHGNVIGLSLPLLRRLLGELGISVTELWV, encoded by the coding sequence ATGGCGCGTATGACTGATCAGCGCCGTCTCGTGCTCGCCTCCGCCTCGCCCGCCCGTCTCGGTCTGCTGAGGCAGGCCGGTTTCGCGCCCGAGGTGATCGTCAGCGGGGTGGACGAGGACGCGCTGAGCGCCCCGACACCCGCCGAGCTGGCGCTCGTGCTCGCCGAGGCCAAGGCCGCGGCGGTGGCCGGCCGGGCGGAGGCGGCGGGTGCCCTGGTGATCGGCTGCGACTCGGTGCTCGAACTCGACGGCGAGGCGCTCGGCAAGCCGGCCGACGGCGAGGAGGCCATCGCCCGCTGGAAGTCCATGCGCGGCCGGGCCGGTGTGCTGCAGACGGGCCACAGCGTGATCGACACCGCTACCGGACGTACCGCGTCGGCGACCGCCTCCACGACCGTCCGCTTCGGCGAACCGACGGACGCCGAGATCGCCGCCTACGTGGCCACCGGCGAGCCGCTCCATGTCGCGGGCGCCTTCACCCTGGACGGCCGCTCGGCGCCGTTCGTCGACTCCATCGAGGGCGACCACGGCAACGTCATCGGGCTCTCGCTGCCGCTGCTGCGCCGGCTGCTGGGCGAGCTGGGGATCTCCGTCACCGAGCTCTGGGTCTGA